The DNA sequence ATCCACTACCTTCGGCGAACCTTCACCGGCGCCCGGCCCGCCGTTATTATCTTTAGATACGGACAGGGTGCCGTCGGCGGTTACGTCGCTTTCCACGACGTTCAGCGGATCTATCACAATGATCACCCTGGAATTTTCCGGGTGAAGCACGTGGCGGGTTGGATCAACAAGATCCACGGCCAGCGTCAATATGGAACCCACGTTTTCTTCCAGCGTAGGCCATGGAATGACCAGGTTCAGCGGGGCTGTTGTCTCATTGCCGCCCATCACGGCCACGGTATCCAGTGTATAAGAATCTTCCGGCAGCTCTATTGTATTCGCAGGAAGGACGCCCTGATCGATAAGTCCCGCAATGGTATCGCTGTTCAGTACCGCTCTGGCTGAAAAGGAACGGCTGGGGCTACCGGAAAGGCTCAGGTTGAGAGGTACCTGCACCCCGGCTGAAGTGACCACATAATTCTGGCGGTTACCCACCACCAGCTGCCCGCCTCCGCCGTTTTCGAAGGAAACGTAATGCAGGTCTTCCTGGGTAAGAATATCGGCGGTATTAAGTACGATCAGGCCGGTGGTTTTTCCAATGGTATTTCCCTTGCCAGGATCCATTAGCCTGAGGGCGAATGCTACCTGCTTGCCGAAACTGCGCTCAAGTATTGTTCGGCCGATCTGCACTTCCAGAACGGCGCTCTCCACCCCATAAGGAACCTTTAAATGGGTAGGCACAACCAGGTCGTCACCGCCCAGCGCCACGGTATTTTCAAGGTCCCCGCCGGCGATCAGCGCAAGTACGGTATCGGTATTCAGCTCTACGCCTATATCAAACGCTTTCTGCGCCGGGCCCGAGAGGTCCACCTGCCATTGTACCACGATGGTTTCATTATTGGCTACCGGCTCGCCGGCCACGGAGCCTGCATTGACAGTCACCGGCGAAACGCCTTCCTGCCGGAAGTCTTCCAGTTCGCTTTCACTACAGGAAACCAGGCTTGTCGCCAGGACAGCCAGTACGCCGGATGAATATATAATGGTCCTGTTCATATCGAATTCATGTTTTAGGTTTATTGATCAAGCCAAACCCGTCCGTCCAGCTGCCAGTTTTCCTGCCTCGCTATTTTCAGCCAGCTGAATAACTGGGCCGGAATGTCGGCTGTCCCCGGAACCAGGTTCCCCAGGTCAGCGGTTGAGGGAGCGCAGATAAACTCATTCAGCAGGTCCCAGGAGAAATCATCTTCCGAAAGGCGCAGGTGATTGCCCAGC is a window from the Anseongella ginsenosidimutans genome containing:
- a CDS encoding discoidin domain-containing protein — protein: MNRTIIYSSGVLAVLATSLVSCSESELEDFRQEGVSPVTVNAGSVAGEPVANNETIVVQWQVDLSGPAQKAFDIGVELNTDTVLALIAGGDLENTVALGGDDLVVPTHLKVPYGVESAVLEVQIGRTILERSFGKQVAFALRLMDPGKGNTIGKTTGLIVLNTADILTQEDLHYVSFENGGGGQLVVGNRQNYVVTSAGVQVPLNLSLSGSPSRSFSARAVLNSDTIAGLIDQGVLPANTIELPEDSYTLDTVAVMGGNETTAPLNLVIPWPTLEENVGSILTLAVDLVDPTRHVLHPENSRVIIVIDPLNVVESDVTADGTLSVSKDNNGGPGAGEGSPKVVDGNSDTKFLNEYSNDLWMKLEYAEPVIVRAYTLTSANDADTRDPKDWKLQGSNDGTTWTQLDSRSGETFSERFQTRRFDFDNSTAYKYYRIDITANNGSSLFQLAEWRLIRVP